From the Aspergillus puulaauensis MK2 DNA, chromosome 1, nearly complete sequence genome, the window AAAgtagagaggaagaagggtgtCGATATATCAAAGGAGACGTTGGGAGTTATCCAGCCTTCATGTTTTCTTTCACCGTGCACGTCTTGGCCATCATCAACTGGATGTAGCGAGGCTCTGTGACAAGTTCCCTGAAAATACAGATAGGGCGTTTGATAGAGCTCGAATGAAGACAACAATACAACGGACATTGCTTCGTTTGCTGGCCTGTGACTTTGTGGCTTAAATATCGCTTCCTCTCCCGCCATCGTCCCTTTTCCTCAGCGTCTACTTCACATCTCTCTTTCCTCCCAAACTCCGACGAATACACTGTCAAGTACGCGCAGTGTCTGTTACTTCTCGGGCATGCCTCTTATGTTGGACAGCAAGTATAACACACTACACTCGCAATGCCTTTTCCGCTTCTCCCACACCTAGCCGAATGGGCGCCTGTTGAACTCAACGGGCTAGGCATCTTGACTATCTTCGGTGATAAGTCTATTGGAAACTCCATTGGCAACCTTGTCCATTCCTGGGCAGATTGGATGCGCACCTTCGGATCATTCGTGGTTGCGGACAACCAGATCACGCAGTCGGAGCTTGGATTCGCTGCGCACAATATTACCGAAGTATCGACTACCCCGAACATTTCCTCTTGGCTCACTCGCTGGCTCAATTCGTTTCTCTTGACGCACAGTGCCACCTCTATTCAAGTTAGACTTGAGGACAACCCGACTACATGGTGCAGCACTGCCCCGGCCATGGCTCTTGGTTTCATGACAATGGCACCGCTCCTAGCTTTTGCAACCATCATCGGTGATGCATGGGGCACCATCAATGTTCTCGCCATGATAAGCTCTGTGCTCGTGCGGCAGCTGCTGGTCCATAAAATGCGTTGTTTATTGAATGACGCAGCGTCCAGCATCATCCAGGAGGGGTTTGGTAGCGAAGTCGTCAAGGTGCTCCTGGTCCTACCAAATTCCAAGATTGTTACAATCGTCGGTCCTCGTATACTCATCATCAAGTGTATGCTTCTCGACACTCGCAAGGAATGCTCCTACCGTCTGAAGGCTGCTTCCTGGGCTGCCTTTGGTGTGCACGCAATTGCACTCGGAATGAGCAGTTTCCTGATCCAGATGCTTTCCCTTCTAGTTCTTGGTTTGGGCACATTTCTTACCACAACCAATGCTGGGGCCAACCGCGAAGTCATTGGATCTAAGTTGCGGCTTAAGGTCGACGACGGCGTGCCCACCTTGACCCGGATTCAGGCTTACGCAAGGCTTGGTATGGGCACAGCCGAGGAGAATGCCATGATGCATTGGGGCGTGATTCCACACGACACCAACCGAGGGTGGTGGGATAAGTACCAGAAAACGCAGCAGACGGTGGACCCGTTGCATTAATTATTGATCTAGTCATACTGGGCTGGGTTATATGTATCCACGAAAGCCTTGGGATAGGTCGCGACTGGTTTACTGGCAGCTGGCGTCGTTCATTTTGTCTTGTTTTTCTGCCACATTTTCTGCAAGAAAGCAAATCTATGTAGTAAAAAATCCAAACTCTGACTAAATACTGGAATTAAGGAGGTTTTGGTATGTTATTCCGTCTTGGGTGTTGCGGGCTCTCGTTGACCTTCTGTAGCAAGTCTGTCTATTCTATCATCGTTCTGCCCGTGGTCTTCTTAAAGCCGCATTTGTATTATTATGTTACTCGGTGtttctttaattattaattatcaaGGGCCTTGCATGCTCTCCATCCTGCTCAAGCTTATGAATGCTTTCGCCTTGGCCGATTTTCAACTGGCCTCACACCACAATTGGAGTTAAAATTGAATTCGTATCTTCTTCAACTAGTAATTAAAGAGTTTACAGCAATTGTTGGTGCTAAATGTGATCACAAATCAAGCTGATATTTCGGGTTTGCGGATAATCTCTAATTTTATGAAATTCAAGGAATTGAGGAAGAAATAACGACAACATATTTACTGGCCGCCTGTCGACAATGTATACTCCAAACATATACAATCACCACCCACACTCCAACCAGACGGTTCTTTTCCAGGGTAAGTCCAATTTACAATATCTCCATATATAGTTGAGAGCTCCATACAACATATAACCCGTTGACTTTATAAACTCCGAATACATCCCAAGAAAAAGGCCGTGAAAGTAGACATATAGCGTTCTGTTAATAAACAATTAACTATGAGTGAATGGTGAGAAACATAAGCTGAAGTACTAAACTTCTAGGTATCAAGATATTAACGCGCGGAACCTCACCAACTAGCAGCAGCATAACATTAACGAACCGGAGACTTGATGGCCAGCCACTTTGCAGTTCCCGTCATAGAATGAGCAATAAggacaaatatatatatcataccAAATCAATAAGCCTCATCAAAGTTACCATAAATGATTTCGCCAAGCCCCAGGAGTGAAGACCCGAGAGTGTTTCGCAGCCAACTCGTAAGATTTCCTCCGGCCCATGTGGCGCACAAATATCTCCTACATTCGTCAACATCCCTTTCATCATTTGACCCTCCCTAACAAAGGATTGGACTAGCTCATCAGAGCACGGCTGGTCGAGGTTGATAACGCTAGGCCCGATTGCTGAGTCGCGTCGAGAAGTCGCAAGCTCGGGAGAGGCTTGCTTATAGCACAGCCCGTACGCCCATAGCGTGAGGATTGCAAGGTAGGTGGCTACTGGCTCATGAAATGCCTTGGTGGAGTACTTGCGCACATGGTATAGCACCGATCCGGCATGAATCACTGCTAACCGGGCCTTATATTGATCGTGCTTGATCCAGCGCAACACATAATGCCACTCAATAACCTGCTGGCGGTCTTCCCAGTTGACTTTCTGCATTGCTAGGAGGTTTACTAGATGTCGAATTTCCCGGAACGGCGCAAGAAGTATGATACGGGCTGTGTGGAGATGCAAGATTGTGGGATGTTCGTGTCCGTTTGCTTTGGCTATGGTGCCATTCGCAGTCCAATGGAGAATATCCAAGCAATCGCACGCGCTGTTGCGCCATTTCGAATACGAAGGGATCCCTGGTAGCCAAACAGACCCTGATGGAATTGCTAGCTTTCGGGACTGCTTTTTGGCGGTTGGATTCCAGAATGAGAGTGGACGGCGGAAGTACTCTCCGACCTCCCACATTCGATGATATAGCGCATGTATGAGCAGGATGTGACTGAGCTCGCCTATTTCGGGTATAAGCCTTTTTTCGATGTACAGAGTCAGTACCGCGTCGTAAAGGGAAATCTTTTCCTGCTCTGCAACGTAAATGTCAGTCTTGAATTACGGGAGCATACGTGGAATAGAAATACCTGAGTGCTCCTCACGAAGACCTTTCCATATACGAGACGAGGCTGCGTGCCAAATCTTCTCATTACACGGAAGGGGTGCTTGGCCGTCGTCTAGAGAAAAATGTGGTTTCGTGTCAAACTGGTAGGAAGCTGTACAATCCACAAGCTGGCGTTATTTAGCATATCACTTCAATTATGATATTATGGCATATCATACCCATATCAGATAGCCAGTACGTCTTCGagattcttcttcaacccatAGTATCCATTGTTGCTCATCGGGCGGTTGATCTGATTCAGTAGTCGGATTGTCTGAGCGGGACAGGAGCTTCTCACGCGTTGCAAGGTTGATGAGATCACCAAAGTCGCCAAGTGCGGAAAGCTTGCCATTTTCACTGCCTCCATGAAGCCTCCCAATACAATTCAGTAACATTGCTTGAAGGTGCCAGAGTGGCAGGGGTTCAGACAggcttttctctttctaGAGTGAAACTCAATTAGCTACCAAGAATAGGCGCCAACACGCACGGTTACTGCCGCTCACCTCAACGCAGACTGCTCGACGAAGAAACTCATGGAATGCCGTAGCCGTCCCATTTTGCTCACAGAAGCTTGCAGAGTGGCTGCCTATTGCGACTAACGCAAGTGTGACTATCCAGTGGCATTTGTTTGGATTAAATGTTGGAGTATGGAAAATTGGGTATATGGGGTGGAAGAAGTGAAAATAATGATGAAGAAAATTCGATAGCGTCAGTTTGTCCGGAAAATTGGGCGATTCGAATTTGGAATATAGAAAGTTCTCTGTACAACACAGACGCAAAAATGCGTGGTGTATTTCGTCGTACGTTGTAGGTTCAAGGCTGCAACCAACTGGGGTGTCAGGCACGGAGCCCGTCTGTAACTCCTGAGTTGCCGGGAATGCAAATTGAGGTTTGCTATTTTGGAACTTTAGGAATATATCGAGAGACTCGGCATTTTGCGTTGGCCACGATGACTGAGTTCGCCTGTGCTTTGGAAGTCGCTCACTTGGCTCATCAGCAGTATTGTCTGTGGGCCGTTTGGATGGTCCCGATTGTGATTGTTGACGCAGTCCACGAGTGAAATGACCGGGGCTTTCTACATCGCCAAGCGAAGTAGTTCCAGATGGAGTTTGAGAGATACTCCCGGACAAAGAAGAGCCCTGGGGCTCCGTATTGATAACCGGAGGTAGCCATGTTGTCTGGCTTAACGAGCCCTCGAAAACGCCTGCTTGAAAAGGGTGCTGGGCCCCAGACGTTAAACCTTGATCAGGCACCGATTCGAGCAAAAAGTCACTTGATAGCCAATTTATTGTAGGAACTGCGGATTGACCTAGAAGTGGTTGCGGGAAGCCTAATTGTACATGTGCATTGTCCGAGCCCGGAATCCCAGTAACGAAGTTACTAGGTGGGGGAGCTTCTGCGTGTCGACCGTCTAATGAATAGCTGAGTCGTTTTTGGTCAACTGTTAAAGGCGTTTGAATCTGAGTTAGCGGTGCCTGGGGATATGATTGTTGGTTTACACGGCCGTACGGGGGGTACGATTCCGAGACAGCAGCAACGTCCGCTCGAATTAAGGAAGGCGAATTTCCGTCACGTTCTAAGTGCGCATGATAATTGGATCCCACCATACCATCTGAACGGGGCGTAGAAACTTTATGGGATTCCGACACGTGCAGTTGAAACTGACCCATTTGATATCCGGGTTGACTGACGGGATTTCCACTTTCTTTGTTCTGAGAGGCTTCGGGGCCATGCACAGAGAAGGGAAGTGAGGTTGATCCGGAGAGCGGGCCTTTCCCATCGAGCGATATAGTTTGGGTTGCGCCCTTCTGAACCTTGGCTTTGGAGCGTCGCTCGGTCGGATACTGACATTCGAGAGACCTGTTTTCGCAACGAGTACACGGCATACCACCGCTACAACGCACCCTCGCAAGCGCACATTTGTAACAAGCGCGAAACGTCTTGACAGTGATTCTATGTGTGCGGTCTTTTCCTCCGTCAGTGCCTATGGTATGATGACTCAATTCATGGCGATGAAGCGTGTCACTAGTGATAGTTAGAGTCGAGGCCCCAAGATACTCAGCAACAGATGCGGccagggcggcggcgaataGGAAGAAAGGTGCTCTAACGTACGTTCTGGAGAAATGACGACCGCATTGAGTGCACTCGAAAGGCTTCTCCTTGGTATGGCTGCGAAAATGGCGCTTCAGGTGCTCGGGTCTCCGGAACGTGCTCTGGCAGATCGAGCACTTGGTTTGGCCGCTGACAGACGAGCTCTCTTCAATTTCACGACCATGGTTGGTGCCGCCAGGTCTAGCTGTTGCTTCAGCTTCCTGCGGGTCCGAAGCTTCTGTGGTGGATTGTTATTCCATGATTGCCTCCAGATTGACTGGATTGCGGGGGCGGAGATGAAAGGTTGGAGACTTGGGGGTGGGTTACGGAGAGGACTGCAAGTACCTTGGCTGGTATCGCTCTTTTCCGAGGTCATACTGTCTCATGGACGACTGAGTCAAAGTCGACAAGAAAATGGCATTATAGCGCAATGCATCAGGACAGGGAGACATAGGAGAGAAGCAGATAGCCCTGGCGCATCGCGAAAGAGACGCAGTTTCTCGAAGCAGAGCTAGTCGTGTGAAAGTGGGCCGATCACACATTTCGAGCCTCTGAAGAAGTCGGTTGATATTAGGCCAGATTTAAGACTGGGGGAGGAAGCGGGGAAGTCCGAGATGCTGCGAGCCAGGGCTGTCGCTGCTGCGATTTGCGAATGCGTTGATGGAACCGGCAGTTATCCGTCATGTCATCTTTGCTACTCGGTTAAATAATGGcgaataaaaatagaatattcaGGCGGAGACGCAGCAACGTTGTTGACGTTTGAAGCTCCGCATGTGCTCATTATGAGGATTTTCGGCTGAGACAACGGGCTGACACAGGAGCCTCATCTCAGTGCAAGCTCAGTCACCCCTATTTTCAAGCTTCAACCCGTTTCCCACCGACCGATCTCGATATCAATACCAAAGACGAGCATTATTCGACCTGCAGCTCGACCATGGTCCAGACTTAGGCTCGTTCCACGAATGGCCAAACCAGGTTTGACCCCCTCGCGGGACCGCCGACTGCCTCCCCGCAACAATGTGAACGCGAACACCTCTCCCAACCGCGCTGCTTTACAGGGAGCTCTGCTAGCTTTCAACCATGCGACGCCCCCCAAATCACATTCTCCGTTGAACATGGCAGGCCGCCCGCCCGTTTCGCTTCTCGATTCCGATCCCGATCCTCTGCCAGAGCTGCCGGAACCCGGGTCCATAAAGGATAAAATCGCCCACTTCAGCTCACATCCAGCTACGCTTGAGCCGAACAACAGACCCAAGAGTGCGGCCGGAAGTGTACCAGACATTACGCGCCAGAAAACTCCACAATTGCTTGCGGCTGAGATCGCTGCGGGAAACTCAAATGGGCCAAATGGCAAGACTACAGGCGTGGACGCGCAAAGGACGCGGTTACAACAGATTGGGAAAGCCCTACCGTCGCCTATACCGGTTCGAATGCCAGTGGCAAGCTCGCGGATACTGGACCCGTACTTTGACGTTCCTCAAGCGCATTCACCTTCAAGACCGTACGTTGACCAGAGGTCCGCTTCGCCCAAACCTTCGACATCTCCCCGACCACCGATAACGAAGCCGCGTCCTGTCCCACCACCTATACCTCGAAAACCCTCACCTGCCTTTAGTGAACCCCTGTCAGTCGATCGCCGCCATGAAAATCGAAAGCGGTTCGAGTCTCCGAGCGGCCCTATCCCTCTTCGCTTCAAGGCTTCCACATCCACACTGTCCGAGGAGGAACGACCCCCTGCACTTCCACCGCGACGAGCCGCAACCGTGACGACCAATGATGCATACGAACCTCAAGTTAATTTGGGGCGCGCTAAGTCCCCCACGTTTCCATCCAGTCATAGTGTCATGTCATTATACAGCCAGTCTCAGAATCACAGCAGAACAAGCATGCTTGACAGTCTTACGGATGGGAGTAGAGACGGGACCTCGGGTGCAGTCGCAGCTTCGTCACTCGCATCAAATCGGGCACTACAGACAAGGAGGCCATCGCCACCGCCTCCACCGCCATCACGCAGACGAAGATCTCGATCTCGGTCCATATTGGGCCTCCAACATCAGCATAAAAAGGACCGCACAGCCGATCCCAGCCCAGGAGGGCTTCGCGGGACCCTCCGGACACAACCCAAAtcagacgacgaagacgagcgGAATCGCCGCCAACATCGAAATCATCTCATCCGTAAGCATCCTCATAAGCACCAGGAAGGTGATCGAAAACGATGGAGAAGTGAAATCACGGAGAAAGAGCGCAAAAGATATGAGGGCGTCTGGGCTGCAAATAAAGGGCTGCTCATACCTCCTAATCAAGTGGCGGACAAGAAGGCCACCGAGCATGGAATCCCGCCGGGCATGTATCCTCCGGCTGCCCTAGATATGGTTGTGAACCTTGTGGTTCAAGATATCTGGTCGAGGAGCCGCCTCCCAGACTACGTTCTAGAGCGAGTCTGGGACCTCGTCGACGGGCAAAATATTGGTCTGTTGACGCGCGCGGAGTTTGTCGTGGGAACTTGGCTGATTGATCAGCAACTGCGAGGGCATAAACTTCCAGCAGTCGTTCCTGATAGTGTATGGTCCAGCGTCACGCGGGTTCCAGGCATCTCTCTATAATAATGCACTATACCAAGCTTTAGATACTGTTATACTAGTAGAAGTTCAATTTCAAGTAACTACATATTATCCATCGGATACGGAACTGATGCCAACCAAAGCTCCTCTCCACCGTAAACTCCGGATCGTGCGGTAGAAATCCCTGACAGGACCTAGACAGACAGCGGGGCCGAGTGAAGTCCGTGGCACGTGATCCCAGAGGATCAAAATGGAAAGAGCGAGGAGATCCCGAGAACACGGAAGGCGCGCTGGAGGCCGCGATCCGATCATTCAGATGATGTGCTCGATCGCAGGCCTGGGATAACCCCATTCTTCAAATTCATTGTCCAATTGAGTGATTCCCAATGTTCGCCTTCCCCAGGGCCTGCATGATCTTCGCAGTGACTATTGTTATGTGAAGCCCGACCACGCCACATTAAGCCGCTCCTGTCATGACCAAATCCCGAACACCCACTGTTCGGGATTTGGTCGTAAGCCAACAATGGCTGATTAAGCCCGCCTGGTCCCTTTGCGACTAAGTTAACGGGCGATCCACGCTCTATATATCAGACCACTCTTTCGGGCCCTGACTGCATTTGATATCGGTTTTCCCCGTGGTTGATGAGACGAGGGGGAAACTTGACGATTGCACTGTTCCGCGCCACGGAGCGATGCGCATCCCGGCTGTCTTAGTTTGCGGGTCATGGTAGTACGCTCTCCTCCAAAAGGCTGCACGAACCAGGCCGATCAAGATTCGGGCCTTGCCAACGTGCTTTTAACGCCCGTACCTTGATTGATGAATTTCTCGGAATTCATCATGGTTTTGGACCAAGTTGAACACCAGGAGAATCTTAATGGTATCTCTACAGTTACACAGTCTATCACGTCGAGGCCCACTGTTGTCCGCAAGAAATTCGCAAAGCCTCCAGTCAAGGTAGCCTGTTTAGCTTGGTAAGGAATGCCATGGCTTAATGCTGTCCCTGTGGACCCTGTTTTTTCCCCTTCTGTCTGGAACAAAGCTTGTCTTGAATTCAAACTTACCTGCAAGCCCCGTTTTATATATCTCAACTGACTAGCTGATTACAGTCGTGCTTCGAGGACTCGTTGTGATGGGCAGGATCCTTGCGCCAACGTAGGTCTTCTCcttgttgtttgttgttttctATTCCTAGCTCTGTTATAATTGAGGTAtggctggctgatgctgAGACGAATCGTCACGTCCAGTGTCTtagcaagaaaagaaaatgttCCTATCTGCCAAGTAAGCGTGGGGGGccaaggaaaaaaaagaaggctCCCATTCCAGCAGAAGACATTGTTCAGCAAAAACAAGGTGATGTTGAGAACCCTATTCTCACACCAGTGACCCCGGATTTTGAGGACGGTATGTCGATCTAACCGCCGCGTTTGCTGAGCAAACCCCAGCAGATCCCGAAACCAGGCTAACGAACAGTAACAGCCCTATTCGGTCAGATCGATGTGCTTTCTAGCCCTGGTGCTGGGCTCAGAAACTTAGACTTTCCATCGGATGTTCAATCACTGTTTGCAGGTCTATTCGCTCCGAATGATGGCGGTAACACTCAGGTTCAAATGGAACCCACCCCATCCTCTTCAAGcgcatcctcaccatccgtAGTAAGGACATACGGCAGTGAACACGAAATGTAGGTTACTTCTTGCATGGTATTGGGCTATACTAAATATGAAATCAGATTAAATGCCTATTATGATTTCGTTCATAATTATTTTCCGCTCCTGCCACCGAGAGTAG encodes:
- a CDS encoding uncharacterized protein (TransMembrane:2 (o128-153i222-255o)): MPFPLLPHLAEWAPVELNGLGILTIFGDKSIGNSIGNLVHSWADWMRTFGSFVVADNQITQSELGFAAHNITEVSTTPNISSWLTRWLNSFLLTHSATSIQVRLEDNPTTWCSTAPAMALGFMTMAPLLAFATIIGDAWGTINVLAMISSVLVRQLLVHKMRCLLNDAASSIIQEGFGSEVVKVLLVLPNSKIVTIVGPRILIIKCMLLDTRKECSYRLKAASWAAFGVHAIALGMSSFLIQMLSLLVLGLGTFLTTTNAGANREVIGSKLRLKVDDGVPTLTRIQAYARLGMGTAEENAMMHWGVIPHDTNRGWWDKYQKTQQTVDPLH
- a CDS encoding putative C2H2 transcription factor (COG:K;~EggNog:ENOG410PJM3;~InterPro:IPR036236,IPR036864,IPR007219,IPR013087, IPR001138;~PFAM:PF00172,PF04082;~go_function: GO:0000981 - DNA-binding transcription factor activity, RNA polymerase II-specific [Evidence IEA];~go_function: GO:0003677 - DNA binding [Evidence IEA];~go_function: GO:0008270 - zinc ion binding [Evidence IEA];~go_process: GO:0006351 - transcription, DNA-templated [Evidence IEA];~go_process: GO:0006355 - regulation of transcription, DNA-templated [Evidence IEA]) produces the protein MTSEKSDTSQEASDPQEAEATARPGGTNHGREIEESSSVSGQTKCSICQSTFRRPEHLKRHFRSHTKEKPFECTQCGRHFSRTDTLHRHELSHHTIGTDGGKDRTHRITVKTFRACYKCALARVRCSGGMPCTRCENRSLECQYPTERRSKAKVQKGATQTISLDGKGPLSGSTSLPFSVHGPEASQNKESGNPVSQPGYQMGQFQLHVSESHKVSTPRSDGMVGSNYHAHLERDGNSPSLIRADVAAVSESYPPYGRVNQQSYPQAPLTQIQTPLTVDQKRLSYSLDGRHAEAPPPSNFVTGIPGSDNAHVQLGFPQPLLGQSAVPTINWLSSDFLLESVPDQGLTSGAQHPFQAGVFEGSLSQTTWLPPVINTEPQGSSLSGSISQTPSGTTSLGDVESPGHFTRGLRQQSQSGPSKRPTDNTADEPSERLPKHRRTQSSWPTQNAESLDIFLKFQNSKPQFAFPATQELQTGSVPDTPVGCSLEPTTYDEIHHAFLRLCCTENFLYSKFESPNFPDKLTLSNFLHHYFHFFHPIYPIFHTPTFNPNKCHWIVTLALVAIGSHSASFCEQNGTATAFHEFLRRAVCVEKEKSLSEPLPLWHLQAMLLNCIGRLHGGSENGKLSALGDFGDLINLATREKLLSRSDNPTTESDQPPDEQQWILWVEEESRRRTGYLIWLVDCTASYQFDTKPHFSLDDGQAPLPCNEKIWHAASSRIWKGLREEHSEQEKISLYDAVLTLYIEKRLIPEIGELSHILLIHALYHRMWEVGEYFRRPLSFWNPTAKKQSRKLAIPSGSVWLPGIPSYSKWRNSACDCLDILHWTANGTIAKANGHEHPTILHLHTARIILLAPFREIRHLVNLLAMQKVNWEDRQQVIEWHYVLRWIKHDQYKARLAVIHAGSVLYHVRKYSTKAFHEPVATYLAILTLWAYGLCYKQASPELATSRRDSAIGPSVINLDQPCSDELVQSFVREGQMMKGMLTNVGDICAPHGPEEILRVGCETLSGLHSWGLAKSFMVTLMRLIDLV
- the irs4 gene encoding protein irs4 (COG:T,U;~EggNog:ENOG410PQG5;~InterPro:IPR000261,IPR011992;~go_function: GO:0005515 - protein binding [Evidence IEA]); protein product: MAKPGLTPSRDRRLPPRNNVNANTSPNRAALQGALLAFNHATPPKSHSPLNMAGRPPVSLLDSDPDPLPELPEPGSIKDKIAHFSSHPATLEPNNRPKSAAGSVPDITRQKTPQLLAAEIAAGNSNGPNGKTTGVDAQRTRLQQIGKALPSPIPVRMPVASSRILDPYFDVPQAHSPSRPYVDQRSASPKPSTSPRPPITKPRPVPPPIPRKPSPAFSEPLSVDRRHENRKRFESPSGPIPLRFKASTSTLSEEERPPALPPRRAATVTTNDAYEPQVNLGRAKSPTFPSSHSVMSLYSQSQNHSRTSMLDSLTDGSRDGTSGAVAASSLASNRALQTRRPSPPPPPPSRRRRSRSRSILGLQHQHKKDRTADPSPGGLRGTLRTQPKSDDEDERNRRQHRNHLIRKHPHKHQEGDRKRWRSEITEKERKRYEGVWAANKGLLIPPNQVADKKATEHGIPPGMYPPAALDMVVNLVVQDIWSRSRLPDYVLERVWDLVDGQNIGLLTRAEFVVGTWLIDQQLRGHKLPAVVPDSVWSSVTRVPGISL